The following coding sequences lie in one Sulfuricella sp. genomic window:
- a CDS encoding L-lactate permease, translating into MTILYLLPLLTVMALLVLRKATLLQAGIVGLLLTVPAAYLAKNAPVSFSSFLVLEAAKGAWLAWLAISVILASLFFYHTIKAASELFEQVQEKASPFSYRTLFSVCFLLGPFFESATGFGVGLIITVPFLLRMGISGPVAVLFGLFSQILVPWGALATGTVVGAGIAGIPLAQLGIYSALLSGPLLAAYLLLFWRYASQQGLGANTLQKVDDILWVVALFLLLYLCNRFMAVETAGMFAAGVLLVLRYWRDSQPTLTGWLQVLKLALPYVLLVGILLATRAIGVVGEFLKGLWIIRPLPDLPPFPVFYHVSFLLLATALLYGAGKRITWPRWRLIGGGALSAAKIPVVVTLVFVVMAQIMTSAGIAVELAKSWEGLAGGTLAVLASPVFAAIAGFLTGSNVASNAMLMPMQTALSAHSTVSSHWIAAIQNTAGSNLTMLSPIRVAMGCALLKTNAEHQVYRLALPMGFAATGTLVLMANWLG; encoded by the coding sequence ATGACAATTCTATACCTGCTTCCCCTTCTCACAGTTATGGCGCTGCTTGTCCTGCGCAAGGCCACGTTACTCCAGGCCGGGATTGTAGGGTTGTTGCTCACGGTGCCAGCGGCATACCTGGCCAAGAACGCGCCCGTCAGCTTCTCGTCATTTCTGGTACTGGAAGCGGCGAAAGGGGCGTGGCTGGCTTGGTTGGCCATATCCGTGATTTTGGCCAGCCTATTTTTCTACCACACCATTAAGGCCGCCAGCGAATTGTTCGAGCAAGTACAGGAAAAGGCGTCCCCATTTTCTTATCGCACACTTTTTTCAGTGTGCTTCTTGCTCGGCCCCTTCTTTGAGTCTGCGACGGGGTTTGGGGTGGGGTTAATCATTACCGTTCCTTTCCTGCTCCGCATGGGAATATCCGGCCCAGTCGCGGTCTTGTTCGGACTATTCAGCCAGATACTTGTTCCCTGGGGGGCGCTGGCAACAGGAACCGTGGTTGGGGCGGGGATTGCAGGCATCCCGTTGGCGCAACTTGGCATCTACAGCGCCTTGCTGTCAGGTCCTCTGTTGGCAGCATACTTACTCCTGTTTTGGCGGTACGCCTCGCAGCAGGGCTTGGGGGCAAACACTTTGCAAAAGGTGGATGACATCCTGTGGGTAGTTGCGTTATTCCTGCTACTGTACTTATGCAACCGTTTCATGGCTGTCGAGACGGCCGGTATGTTTGCGGCGGGGGTGCTGTTGGTTCTACGGTATTGGCGTGATAGCCAGCCTACACTGACGGGCTGGCTACAGGTGCTCAAACTGGCACTACCCTATGTGCTGCTTGTTGGGATCTTGCTGGCCACGCGGGCAATCGGGGTAGTTGGCGAGTTTCTCAAGGGGCTATGGATTATTCGACCTTTGCCGGATCTTCCGCCCTTTCCCGTGTTCTACCACGTAAGCTTCTTGCTCCTGGCAACTGCCTTGCTTTATGGCGCGGGGAAAAGGATAACGTGGCCGCGCTGGCGTCTGATCGGGGGGGGCGCACTTTCGGCCGCAAAGATTCCCGTTGTTGTGACACTTGTTTTTGTCGTGATGGCGCAAATCATGACCTCTGCGGGTATCGCGGTGGAATTGGCCAAAAGCTGGGAGGGGCTAGCAGGAGGTACTCTGGCGGTTTTGGCTAGCCCGGTTTTTGCGGCCATTGCGGGCTTTCTGACTGGCAGTAATGTGGCGTCCAATGCCATGCTCATGCCCATGCAAACGGCACTGTCTGCGCATAGCACCGTTAGTAGCCATTGGATTGCGGCGATACAGAATACAGCGGGAAGCAATCTGACGATGCTATCGCCCATTCGGGTGGCGATGGGCTGTGCTTTACTCAAAACGAATGCGGAACACCAAGTTTACAGGCTGGCTTTACCCATGGGATTTGCTGCAACCGGCACACTGGTTTTGATGGCGAATTGGCTCGGCTAG
- the dapD gene encoding 2,3,4,5-tetrahydropyridine-2,6-dicarboxylate N-succinyltransferase, producing the protein MQELQSIIEEAFERRADITPRNVETKVKDAVDSVLEMLDKGQLRVASKIDGAWVTHQWLKKAVLLSFRLEDNFFIKGGFTNYFDKVPSKFADYNSKDFREGGFRVVPPAAARKGSFIAKNVVLMPSYVNIGAYVDEGTMVDTWATVGSCAQIGKNVHLSGGVGIGGVLEPVQANPTIIGDNCFIGARSEVVEGVIVEDNVVISMGVYIGQSTKIYDRETGEVFYGRVPAGSVVVSGNLPSKDGSYSLYCAVIVKKVDEKTRSKVGINELLRGI; encoded by the coding sequence ATGCAAGAACTGCAAAGCATTATCGAAGAAGCCTTTGAACGCCGCGCCGACATCACCCCGCGCAATGTCGAAACCAAGGTCAAGGACGCCGTCGACAGCGTGCTGGAAATGCTCGACAAGGGCCAGCTGCGCGTCGCCTCCAAGATCGATGGCGCATGGGTCACCCATCAGTGGCTGAAAAAGGCCGTGCTGCTGTCCTTCCGTCTAGAAGACAACTTTTTCATCAAGGGCGGTTTCACCAACTACTTCGACAAGGTGCCCTCCAAGTTCGCCGACTACAACTCCAAGGATTTCCGCGAGGGCGGCTTCCGCGTGGTTCCCCCCGCCGCCGCGCGCAAGGGTTCCTTCATCGCCAAGAACGTGGTGCTGATGCCCTCCTACGTCAACATCGGCGCCTATGTCGATGAAGGCACCATGGTCGACACCTGGGCCACCGTCGGCTCCTGCGCCCAGATCGGCAAGAACGTGCACCTCTCCGGCGGCGTCGGCATCGGCGGCGTGCTGGAACCGGTGCAGGCCAACCCCACCATCATCGGCGACAACTGCTTCATCGGCGCGCGCTCCGAAGTGGTGGAAGGCGTGATCGTGGAAGATAACGTGGTGATCTCGATGGGCGTATACATCGGCCAGTCCACCAAGATCTACGACCGCGAAACCGGCGAAGTGTTTTATGGCCGCGTGCCTGCCGGTTCGGTGGTAGTGTCCGGCAACCTGCCCTCCAAGGATGGCAGCTACAGCCTGTACTGCGCCGTGATCGTGAAAAAGGTGGATGAGAAAACCCGCTCCAAGGTCGGCATCAACGAACTGCTGCGCGGGATTTGA
- a CDS encoding VOC family protein, with protein MKVTEFLHTSILVSNLIKSRNFYEGVLKLTPSSSRPEMSFDGVWYEIGPQQIHLLVLPNPDPLTGRPEHGGRDRHLALGVDSLEQAKLALEQAGIPYTMSRSGRPALFCRDPDGNALELVANP; from the coding sequence ATGAAAGTCACTGAATTTCTTCATACATCTATACTGGTATCAAACCTGATCAAGTCGCGTAATTTTTACGAGGGTGTACTGAAATTGACACCCAGTTCAAGCCGTCCTGAAATGTCGTTTGACGGCGTTTGGTATGAAATCGGTCCACAGCAGATTCACTTGCTGGTGTTGCCCAATCCCGATCCACTCACTGGCCGGCCGGAACATGGCGGGCGCGATCGCCACCTTGCGCTGGGCGTGGATAGCCTTGAGCAAGCAAAGCTCGCCCTAGAGCAGGCCGGCATTCCCTACACCATGAGCCGTTCCGGCCGTCCCGCCCTGTTTTGCCGTGATCCGGATGGCAATGCCTTGGAGCTGGTGGCTAATCCGTAA
- the dapC gene encoding succinyldiaminopimelate transaminase has protein sequence MNSNINHLHSYPFQKLRELFHGTAPNAKYAPVNLSIGEPKHATPAFITQALTDNLAGLANYPTTQGSEALRQSIAGWVSRRYKVPALDIARQILPVNGSREALFAFAQAVIDTNRTQPVVISPNPFYQIYEGAAYLAGATPYYLNTLPENGYNMEFDRVPEGIWQHTQLVYVCSPGNPTGKVMDLAAWEHLFELSDRYHFVIASDECYSEIYPDEANPPLGGLEAAYRLGRHDYRRLVMFSSLSKRSNVPGMRSGFVAGDAAIMEKFLLYRTYHGCAMNPAVQAASAAAWNDEAHVVENRRLYREKFAAVTPILQEALPVMQPDAAFYLWARTPISDTDFALGLYRDYNVTVLPGSFLAREARGINPGEQFARIALVAPLAECLEAAQRIQEFVNKAK, from the coding sequence GTGAATTCAAATATAAATCACCTGCATTCCTACCCCTTCCAGAAGCTGCGCGAGCTGTTTCATGGAACTGCGCCCAACGCCAAATACGCGCCGGTCAATCTTTCCATCGGGGAGCCCAAGCATGCCACACCGGCTTTCATCACCCAGGCGTTGACGGACAATCTTGCCGGACTGGCGAATTATCCCACAACCCAGGGCAGTGAAGCGTTGCGTCAGTCGATTGCCGGCTGGGTCTCACGCCGCTACAAGGTGCCAGCGCTGGATATCGCCAGGCAAATTCTGCCCGTCAACGGCAGCCGCGAAGCCCTGTTTGCCTTTGCCCAGGCGGTGATCGACACCAACCGGACGCAGCCGGTGGTGATCTCGCCCAACCCCTTTTACCAGATCTACGAAGGCGCGGCCTACCTTGCAGGTGCCACGCCCTACTATCTCAACACCCTGCCGGAAAACGGCTACAACATGGAATTTGACCGGGTGCCGGAAGGCATCTGGCAGCATACCCAGCTGGTATATGTGTGCTCGCCGGGCAACCCCACCGGCAAGGTCATGGATCTGGCGGCATGGGAACATCTGTTCGAGCTTTCCGATCGCTACCACTTCGTGATCGCTTCCGACGAATGCTATTCCGAAATTTATCCGGATGAAGCCAATCCGCCGCTGGGCGGACTGGAAGCGGCCTACCGCCTGGGCCGCCACGACTACCGGCGGCTGGTCATGTTCAGCAGCCTGTCCAAGCGCTCCAACGTGCCCGGCATGCGTTCCGGCTTCGTCGCGGGCGATGCGGCCATCATGGAAAAATTCCTGCTCTACCGCACCTATCACGGCTGCGCCATGAATCCGGCGGTGCAGGCAGCCAGCGCCGCGGCCTGGAACGACGAGGCGCACGTGGTGGAAAACCGTCGCCTTTACCGGGAAAAATTTGCCGCCGTGACGCCCATCCTGCAAGAAGCCCTGCCGGTGATGCAGCCCGACGCGGCGTTCTATCTCTGGGCCAGAACGCCTATCTCAGATACCGATTTCGCTCTGGGACTGTACCGGGATTATAATGTTACGGTTTTGCCGGGCAGCTTTCTCGCCCGCGAAGCGCGTGGAATCAACCCCGGCGAACAATTCGCGCGCATCGCGCTGGTCGCCCCGCTGGCGGAATGCCTGGAAGCCGCGCAAAGAATTCAAGAATTCGTTAACAAAGCCAAATAA
- the ilvE gene encoding branched-chain-amino-acid transaminase, whose translation MHNIPVAKVLETAEHVYLNGEWVPVEQARLSVFDHGFLYGDGVYEGMRAYGKQVFMSDQHFDRLERSARCLGLKLPVRGEQLMDLIGEGLSLNRLNDAYIRLVVTRGVGPMGPDPAPCQNPQLILIVRDIPPLHGQKRDGIRAALSSVRRCAVDSATAQIKSLNYLVTVLGKLDANRMGVDDVILLDSRGFVAEAPVANVFIVRNGIVLTPAPSSGILEGITRRVAFDLLSEAGLQVVERDLTPYDLSVAEEIFLTGTHAEIVPVCEYGGYPVGNGMLGPVTSILLDLFGAATGKGKRNGA comes from the coding sequence ATGCATAACATACCGGTTGCCAAAGTGCTTGAAACAGCCGAGCACGTGTATTTGAACGGTGAATGGGTTCCTGTCGAACAGGCCAGGCTGTCTGTGTTTGATCATGGTTTTCTGTACGGTGATGGCGTTTACGAAGGCATGAGGGCATATGGGAAACAGGTTTTCATGTCAGATCAACATTTTGATCGTCTGGAAAGATCTGCCCGTTGCCTGGGTTTGAAGCTGCCAGTCCGGGGGGAGCAGCTGATGGACTTGATTGGCGAGGGACTGTCACTAAACCGGCTGAACGATGCGTACATCAGGCTGGTGGTCACTAGGGGAGTCGGCCCCATGGGGCCTGATCCGGCACCGTGCCAGAATCCACAGCTAATCCTCATTGTCCGTGATATTCCGCCCTTGCATGGACAGAAACGAGATGGAATCCGGGCGGCCCTTTCCAGTGTGAGGCGATGTGCGGTGGACTCCGCTACGGCACAAATAAAGTCGCTAAATTATCTGGTTACGGTACTCGGCAAGTTGGATGCTAACCGCATGGGCGTTGATGACGTGATTTTGCTCGATTCACGGGGATTCGTTGCTGAGGCGCCCGTGGCTAACGTGTTTATTGTGAGGAACGGCATCGTCCTCACGCCCGCACCATCAAGTGGGATACTGGAAGGAATTACAAGGAGGGTGGCGTTCGACTTGCTGTCCGAGGCTGGTTTGCAAGTGGTGGAGAGGGATTTGACGCCTTACGACCTTTCCGTGGCTGAAGAAATATTCTTGACTGGCACGCATGCCGAAATTGTTCCTGTCTGCGAATATGGGGGATACCCCGTCGGAAACGGTATGCTCGGGCCCGTTACCTCGATACTCCTCGACTTGTTTGGTGCAGCGACAGGAAAAGGGAAAAGGAATGGGGCATGA
- a CDS encoding DMT family transporter, with protein MVAKQKFLAVSGLLSGAVVWGVIWYPYRLLAEAGISGSLSSLLTYIVALALGLIFFRGAFNRVPRAGWLAILIGVSAGWTNLAYVLAVIDGEIMRVLLLFYLSPFWTVIFAHLLLREKPILAGYGVMVLSLAGAVVMLWRPEFGLPLPQNRAEWLGLSAGLMFALSNVLARKAHDLDVQTKSVSIWLGVALLSLLPILWSPAEASPLLSLPPGGWLWLLLIGGAIFCVTLTVQFGLAHTPANQAIVIFLFELVVAAISSYFLAGEVMKAQEWIGGAMIVAASLFSGKLEKQHEDMHESH; from the coding sequence ATGGTTGCAAAACAGAAATTTCTGGCGGTGTCCGGATTGCTCTCCGGCGCAGTGGTCTGGGGGGTGATCTGGTATCCCTATCGGCTGCTTGCCGAGGCCGGGATTTCCGGCTCACTTTCCAGCCTGTTGACCTACATTGTGGCCCTGGCGCTGGGCCTGATTTTTTTTCGCGGCGCTTTCAACCGGGTTCCCCGCGCGGGATGGCTGGCCATCCTGATCGGAGTCAGCGCGGGCTGGACCAATCTGGCCTATGTGCTGGCCGTGATCGACGGCGAAATCATGCGGGTGCTGCTGTTGTTTTATCTCTCGCCTTTCTGGACCGTGATTTTTGCTCATCTGCTGTTGCGCGAGAAACCCATCCTCGCCGGTTACGGCGTCATGGTGCTTTCGCTGGCGGGCGCGGTGGTGATGTTATGGCGCCCTGAATTCGGCTTGCCGCTGCCGCAGAACCGGGCGGAGTGGCTGGGCCTTTCCGCCGGGCTGATGTTCGCGCTTTCCAATGTGCTGGCGCGCAAGGCGCATGATCTGGATGTCCAGACCAAGTCGGTAAGTATCTGGCTTGGGGTGGCACTGCTCTCCTTGCTGCCGATTCTCTGGTCGCCAGCCGAGGCCAGCCCCCTGCTCAGTCTGCCGCCGGGCGGATGGCTGTGGTTGCTGCTGATTGGCGGGGCTATTTTTTGCGTCACACTGACGGTGCAATTCGGTCTCGCCCACACCCCCGCCAATCAGGCCATCGTAATCTTTCTGTTTGAACTGGTGGTGGCTGCGATTTCGTCGTATTTCCTCGCCGGAGAGGTCATGAAAGCGCAAGAATGGATCGGTGGCGCGATGATCGTGGCTGCCAGCCTGTTTTCCGGAAAACTTGAAAAACAGCATGAGGATATGCATGAAAGTCACTGA